From the Fusarium musae strain F31 chromosome 11, whole genome shotgun sequence genome, one window contains:
- a CDS encoding hypothetical protein (EggNog:ENOG41), with amino-acid sequence MAIEVAKQGASVVVLARNPKTLEEAKGEIMAARRSEEQTVHTIAVDLGDHAALRNAMSEHNATPDMLICSVGGTTPEQIGFLVDLAPEALAACFSSNYHASLFITQWCVQRWIQHPDPRRTRRLVYIASGAAFVALPGYAAYTPPKTAVRALADTLRQELLLYGDESMYRVHIAFPGAFITESFMQEQATKPQLLKNMEGSNYQDGEELLKNVQSAEEIASKIFKGIMKGRYIITTDLTTDLTLNNMRGPSPRDSALYDVFMSFVGFCAFPFVRRRFDRMTVQYGLDKSLRK; translated from the exons ATGGCGATAGAGGTTGCAAAGCAAG GAGCTagcgttgttgttcttgctcGGAACCCGAAGACccttgaggaggccaagggaGAAATCATGGCCGCCCGTCGATCAGAGGAGCAGACTGTTCACACCATTGCTGTGGATCTTGGCGATCACGCTGCT CTGAGAAATGCCATGTCAGAACACAATGCCACGCCAGATATGCTGATTTGCAGCGTTGGTGGCACTACTCCGGAACAGATAGGTTTTCTTGTAGACCTGGCACCCGAAGCACTGGCAGCCTGCTTTTCATCTAATTACCATGCTTCCCTCTTCATCACACAGTGGTGTGTGCAGCGTTGGATTCAGCATCCGGATCCACGTCGCACCAGACGCTTGGTATACATCGCTTCTGGTGCTGCTTTCGTTGCCCTCCCAGGCTACGCCGCTTACACACCGCCGAAAACCGCTGTACGCGCATTAGCAGACACGCTCCGCCAAGAACTACTCCTATACGGTGACGAGAGTATGTACCGTGTGCATATTGCCTTTCCAGGGGCTTTCATCACCGAATCATTCATGCAGGAGCAGGCGACGAAACCACAGCTTCTTAAGAACATGGAAGGCTCAAACTACCAGGACGGAGAGGAATTGCTGAAAAATGTACAGAGTGCAGAGGAAATAGCCTCAAAGATCTTCAAAGGTATCATGAAGGGACGGTACATCATCACAACGGACCTGACGACTGACCTGACGCTGAACAACATGCGGGGCCCAAGCCCTCGCGATAGCGCTTTGTACGATGTTTTTATGTCATTTGTGGGCTTTTGCGCTTTCCCCTTTGTACGTCGACGATTCGATAGAATGACCGTTCAGTACGGCTTGGATAAGTCGCTGCGCAAATAG
- a CDS encoding hypothetical protein (EggNog:ENOG41), with the protein MTVCLDSMGNEFLWIKDNGNEKLVTYRLFDAKGLSRETRDAKGRLIERKSYDMAGNDVLEETMDASNLWTLHDVMGRAGLMWRGQDPTWRKETHQNALSQVTYSQASDGSASRYSYNDAWLLDMIEANVRGEKSAAGDLLRKKYVTGVDYNELSHATAIHYGNGQIMTNEFDTLTLRLRKRQTVSPSATRPSKVMQSLEYTYDPTGNITLIRNNAQQDVFFRNRVISPDAKYTYGPTYRLLESSGREQLDNGSGPGGSNVGPACPGAFQTFDATSDAPRDGIPMSRYSNIDQ; encoded by the exons ATGACAGTTTGCTTGGATTCTATGGGTAACGAATTCTTGTGGATTAAGGACAATGGCAATGAGAAACTCGTCACATACCGCCTTTTCGATGCAAAAGGGTTGTCGCGAGAGACACGAGACGCAAAGGGCCGACTGATTGAACGGAAATCCTACGATATGGCTGGCAATGACGTCCTGGAAGAGACTATGGACGCCTCAAACTTGTGGACGCTTCACGATGTTATGGGTAGAGCTGGTTTAATGTGGCGGGGCCAGGATCCGACGTGGAGAAAGGA AACTCACCAAAATGCATTGAGCCAGGTGACTTACTCCCAGGCTTCAGACGGGAGTGCCTCGCGATACAGTTACAATGATGCCTGGCTTCTTGACATGATAGAGGCTAACgtgagaggagaaaagagcgCGGCTGGAGACCTTTTGCGGAAGAAATATGTTACTGGGGTGGATTATAACGAGCTGTCGCACGCAACGGCCATTCACTATGGCAATGGACAGATTATGACCAACGAGTTCGACACTCTCACactgaggttgaggaagcGCCAGACTGTATCTCCATCCGCTACAAGACCTTCAAAGGTAATGCAGAGCCTTGAGTACACATACGACCCAACTGGAAACATCACACTCATACGCAACAACGCGCAGCAAGATGTTTTCTTTAGGAATCGGGTTATTTCCCCCGATGCCAAGTATACCTATGGCCCAACATATCGTCTCCTCGAATCGTCAGGTCGCGAGCAACTCGACAACGGATCTGGACCTGGGGGTTCAAACGTCGGACCGGCTTGCCCAGGCGCCTTTCAGACATTTGATGCCACATCAGATGCGCCAAGAGATGGAATACCCATGAGTCGCTATTCAAACATTGATCAATAA
- a CDS encoding hypothetical protein (EggNog:ENOG41~CAZy:CE10~MEROPS:MER0078701): MTYSEVSIQLPGGTIVGSRKQNVIQARGIKYAEANRFEIPRPFTKWDAPIDGTRPASICPQLPSRLNSVTGNLVQGRVMDEDCLHLTITAPARAIDEGLQLPVMVFLHGGANVSGGGDLDCYLPDSLIRKDIVVVNVSYRLGIFGWVPMEGIAPANLGLLDQIEALRWVQTNISHFGGCPQLVTIIGHSVGAYAIYCMMVADTAAGLFHRAILQSTPFEWQTVSATASDDLAKIARKLIQGDPRTMSAEELLLTQSKIMPEARRLGLPRTFAWAHFGKHPLPDISEVPNRIAQAATKYSIILTWTKNESVAFVPMLPSYSLWADLRMIGPAWKQIAAWWYSRKEFVWPSQRFHKSFIAAGGSSSTVSFSWSPAGNTLGAVHCIELPFICGTWDAWKDAPMLRGSNVKEVGKLGEEVINVWAAFIAGSMIRPITLDIG; encoded by the coding sequence ATGACATACTCAGAAGTCAGTATCCAGCTGCCTGGAGGTACAATCGTCGGATCTCGAAAACAAAATGTCATTCAAGCTCGTGGCATAAAGTATGCAGAAGCAAATCGATTTGAGATTCCAAGACCATTCACGAAATGGGATGCGCCCATCGATGGGACGAGGCCAGCTTCAATTTGTCCTCAATTACCTTCACGCTTGAACTCTGTGACAGGAAATCTTGTTCAGGGTCGAGTTATGGATGAGGACTGTCTCCATCTTACAATTACTGCGCCGGCACGTGCTATCGATGAAGGACTCCAGCTTCCAGTCATGGTCTTCCTGCACGGTGGCGCAAACGTTTCCGGAGGCGGTGATCTCGATTGCTATCTACCTGACTCTCTGATCAGGAAAGATATCGTTGTCGTCAACGTTAGCTATCGGCTTGGCATCTTTGGTTGGGTTCCAATGGAGGGCATAGCGCCTGCGAATCTTGGATTACTAGACCAGATTGAAGCACTTCGTTGGGTACAGACAAATATATCTCACTTTGGCGGATGTCCTCAGCTTGTCACTATCATTGGACACTCCGTCGGGGCATATGCTATATATTGCATGATGGTAGCCGACACCGCTGCTGGTCTTTTTCATCGGGCTATTCTTCAGAGCACTCCTTTCGAATGGCAAACAGTTTCCGCTACGGCATCTGACGATCTGGCTAAAATTGCTCGAAAGTTGATACAGGGTGACCCGCGCACTATGTCAGCCGAAGAGCTTCTCCTTACCCAGTCAAAAATAATGCCCGAGGCTAGGAGACTAGGACTCCCCCGGACATTTGCGTGGGCGCATTTCGGCAAACACCCCTTACCGGATATCTCTGAAGTCCCGAATAGAATCGCTCAGGCTGCAACAAAGTACTCTATTATCCTGACATGGACGAAGAATGAAAGTGTGGCTTTCGTACCAATGCTTCCGAGCTATTCTCTTTGGGCTGACCTACGCATGATTGGCCCGGCGTGGAAGCAGATAGCTGCCTGGTGGTACTCCCGTAAAGAATTCGTCTGGCCATCGCAGAGATTCCACAAGAGCTTCATTGCTGCGGGCGGTAGTTCTTCAACCGTGAGCTTTTCCTGGAGTCCTGCAGGCAACACCCTAGGAGCAGTCCACTGCATAGAACTCCCGTTTATCTGCGGAACGTGGGATGCTTGGAAAGATGCCCCCATGCTTCGGGGTTCTAATGTTAAGGAGGTTGGCAAGTTAGGCGAAGAAGTGATTAATGTATGGGCTGCTTTTATAGCCGGAAGTATGATAAGACCGATAACACTTGATATAGGTTAG
- a CDS encoding hypothetical protein (MEROPS:MER0031619), with amino-acid sequence MFCTKKINGVEIAYDKSGFGEGPPIILLTGWAHDMRLYDELLPYLSQNHWVIRVNYRGHGPSRDKIDDFGIEEQVADTLALLDLLDVDQCLLVSHSHGGWVGLELADRMGKERVKGLLMIDQIMTTPPPAFAACLQEMQSKDTWRAARRALFDDWIAHSDIRPLRDHILYSLSSFGFDMWSLSCRVIAKAYEDWGTPMGRMSKIKEPPLIRHIFSHPLNQPDYRELHDEFSKKNSWFSYTDLEGETHFPSLEKPEKVAHEIEYLLSQNNW; translated from the coding sequence ATGTTTTGCACCAAGAAAATCAACGGCGTCGAAATCGCCTACGACAAGTCCGGTTTCGGTGAAGGACCACCCATTATCCTTCTCACAGGATGGGCGCATGATATGAGACTCTACGATGAACTGCTTCCCTACTTGTCCCAGAATCATTGGGTCATCAGAGTCAACTACCGTGGCCACGGTCCATCCCGTGACAAAATTGATGACTTCGGCATTGAGGAGCAAGTAGCCGACACACTGGCCCTTCTAGACCTACTCGACGTCGACCAATGCCTTCTCGTGTCTCACTCTCATGGAGGATGGGTTGGTCTGGAGCTTGCAGATAGAATGGGCAAGGAAAGGGTCAAGGGTCTCTTGATGATCGACCAGATCATGACAACGCCACCACCAGCATTTGCAGCTTGCTTACAAGAGATGCAATCCAAAGATACATGGAGAGCAGCTCGCAGGGCTCTTTTTGACGACTGGATTGCACACAGCGACATAAGACCGCTACGCGACCACATTCTGTACTCGTTGAGCAGTTTTGGCTTCGATATGTGGTCATTATCTTGTCGCGTGATTGCCAAGGCTTATGAGGATTGGGGAACACCTATGGGTCGAATGAGCAAGATAAAGGAGCCACCGCTGATCAGGCATATCTTTTCTCATCCCTTGAACCAGCCTGATTACCGTGAACTACATGATGAGTTTTCCAAGAAGAATTCATGGTTCTCCTATACAGATCTGGAGGGCGAGACACACTTCCCGAGCCTCGAGAAGCCCGAGAAAGTAGCTCACGAGATTGAATATCTCTTAAGTCAGAATAACTGGTAG